One Azotosporobacter soli genomic region harbors:
- the ilvA gene encoding threonine ammonia-lyase translates to MYVSLGEIEKARETLAGVICRTSLAYTNTVSDMTGNLVHIKMENLQRTGSFKLRGAYNKIANLSETEKAHGVIASSAGNHAQGVALASTVFGIKSTIVMPRHAPLSKVNATRGYGGKVVLHGDVYDEAYAMARQIEAEEKSTFIHPFNDPLVIAGQGTIGLELLEDMPEVETVVVPIGGGGLIAGVAIALKESNPKIKVIGVQTKNMPSMLESRACGKVTTISGPPTIADGIAVKTPGSMTFDIVQKYVDDIVVVDEEEIAGAILLLLERVKTVSEGAGAAAVAAILHRLPQFQKTKMAAIISGGNIDVNTMSRIINQGLGKTGRKVFFDTIVSDKPGMLCKLLELIAGAGANVVAVTHNRENRGVSLGYARVELELETADDDHIQRLKHLMEQNQYCVNIR, encoded by the coding sequence ATGTATGTCTCGTTGGGAGAAATAGAGAAAGCCCGAGAAACCTTGGCAGGGGTTATTTGCCGGACAAGCCTGGCTTACACGAATACAGTCAGCGACATGACCGGTAATCTGGTTCATATCAAAATGGAGAATCTGCAACGAACCGGATCGTTCAAATTGCGTGGTGCATACAATAAGATCGCTAATTTGAGTGAAACGGAAAAGGCCCATGGGGTGATCGCCTCTTCGGCCGGCAATCATGCGCAGGGCGTTGCGCTCGCGTCGACGGTGTTTGGCATCAAGTCGACGATCGTGATGCCGCGGCATGCTCCATTATCCAAGGTCAATGCGACTCGCGGCTATGGCGGCAAAGTCGTTTTGCATGGCGATGTCTATGACGAAGCCTATGCAATGGCGCGCCAGATTGAAGCGGAGGAGAAGTCGACCTTCATCCATCCGTTTAATGATCCTTTGGTCATTGCCGGACAGGGGACGATCGGTCTGGAGCTGTTGGAGGATATGCCGGAGGTGGAGACTGTCGTGGTGCCGATCGGCGGCGGCGGCTTGATTGCCGGCGTGGCGATCGCGCTGAAAGAGAGCAATCCGAAGATCAAGGTGATCGGCGTGCAGACCAAGAATATGCCGTCGATGCTCGAATCGCGCGCTTGCGGCAAGGTAACGACGATTTCCGGACCGCCGACGATTGCCGACGGCATTGCGGTCAAGACTCCGGGCAGCATGACGTTTGACATCGTGCAGAAATATGTCGATGACATCGTCGTGGTGGATGAGGAAGAGATTGCCGGAGCGATTCTCCTGCTTCTGGAACGCGTGAAGACGGTTTCTGAAGGCGCGGGCGCCGCAGCGGTAGCTGCGATCCTGCATCGTTTGCCGCAGTTCCAAAAGACGAAAATGGCGGCGATCATCAGCGGCGGCAACATTGACGTCAACACGATGAGTCGAATCATCAACCAGGGCCTTGGTAAGACCGGACGCAAAGTGTTTTTTGACACGATCGTTTCGGACAAACCGGGCATGCTCTGCAAGTTGCTCGAATTGATTGCCGGTGCGGGCGCGAATGTCGTTGCCGTTACGCACAACCGTGAAAACCGCGGCGTTTCGCTTGGTTATGCCAGAGTGGAACTGGAACTCGAGACTGCAGATGACGATCATATCCAAAGATTGAAGCACCTGATGGAACAAAACCAATACTGCGTAAA
- a CDS encoding helix-turn-helix transcriptional regulator has product MSYKKKLAMYIPLVDFIADIIGSHCEVLLHDIVDAENSVIAIRNGYISGRYLGCPLTDLGFKLLENKGYQGQNSLVNYRSRTDSGEKLISSTYYIKDEEGTLIGMLCVNILNSPENQASKILGDSLTTLLQNVPVISEQEEVTESLTPSLDLVVEEAFKKVSSRYKVPVERMSSEEKSAIVQELSKNGIFKIKGAIPKVAIRLKSSESTIYRYLSNK; this is encoded by the coding sequence ATGAGCTATAAAAAGAAGCTTGCAATGTATATTCCGCTGGTGGATTTCATTGCGGATATCATCGGTTCGCATTGCGAAGTGCTGTTGCATGATATCGTGGATGCGGAGAATTCGGTTATTGCGATTCGCAACGGTTACATCAGCGGCCGGTACCTAGGCTGTCCGCTGACGGATCTTGGATTCAAGCTGCTGGAAAACAAAGGCTATCAGGGACAGAATTCCTTGGTTAATTATCGCAGCCGTACCGACAGCGGCGAAAAATTGATTTCTTCTACCTATTATATAAAGGACGAGGAAGGAACGTTGATCGGCATGCTTTGCGTCAACATCCTCAATTCGCCTGAAAATCAGGCCAGCAAAATTCTCGGCGATTCGCTGACGACGCTGTTGCAGAATGTGCCGGTTATTTCGGAGCAGGAAGAAGTGACCGAGTCGCTGACGCCTTCGCTCGACTTGGTGGTGGAAGAAGCGTTCAAAAAAGTATCTTCCAGGTATAAAGTGCCGGTGGAACGGATGAGCAGCGAGGAAAAAAGCGCAATCGTCCAAGAGTTGAGTAAGAACGGCATCTTCAAGATCAAGGGCGCGATTCCCAAAGTCGCGATTCGCTTGAAGTCGTCAGAAAGTACGATTTATCGTTATCTGTCAAACAAGTAA
- a CDS encoding efflux RND transporter periplasmic adaptor subunit — MKPDKTEIPIPTKEFVLGRKAYYIMTSCLVLVCLFAAWQYKAIFEKGRVQDRLIVKTQTVGPAGDATAYAFSGVVRGRYEIPMSFSASGRVSEILADVGSAVKNGDVLMRLAVTVTQEAAGTSSGVGVEAAQAEVAKAEANLNTFGQLYKQGAISRVMFERYQAAYDAAMANLQQARQAGGTVTRSSAPVAPGVLKTDYAGMVIGLDAKLGDSVSAGQRVLTLVREGSGAKEIAIVVPEEQLEGFRKMETIKVSFEALPGVSVEARLRDATSAVSQDGANVANVRLTLINPPPEVKYGMTAAVTAGGVGSVKPEVIVPLTAVIQRDALPAVWVVVDHAAVARVVKLRSRDAENVQIVDGLQPGDVVVVSGVQTLWDGKQVE, encoded by the coding sequence ATGAAACCAGATAAAACAGAGATTCCCATTCCGACGAAGGAATTCGTGCTGGGGCGTAAAGCTTATTATATTATGACAAGTTGCTTAGTGCTGGTCTGCCTGTTTGCGGCCTGGCAATACAAGGCGATTTTTGAAAAGGGCAGGGTACAGGATCGCTTGATTGTGAAAACGCAGACGGTCGGCCCGGCCGGTGATGCGACCGCCTATGCCTTCAGCGGCGTGGTGCGCGGACGCTATGAGATCCCGATGAGTTTCTCGGCCAGCGGTCGCGTCTCTGAAATTTTGGCGGATGTCGGTTCGGCGGTGAAAAACGGCGACGTTCTGATGCGACTGGCGGTCACCGTGACGCAGGAAGCTGCGGGAACGAGCAGCGGCGTCGGCGTCGAGGCGGCGCAGGCGGAAGTCGCCAAGGCGGAAGCGAATCTGAATACATTTGGCCAGTTATACAAGCAGGGCGCTATCAGCCGGGTCATGTTCGAACGTTACCAGGCCGCTTATGATGCGGCCATGGCGAATCTGCAGCAAGCGCGGCAGGCCGGTGGAACCGTTACACGCAGCAGCGCTCCGGTCGCGCCGGGCGTACTCAAGACAGACTATGCCGGGATGGTCATCGGTTTGGATGCGAAGCTTGGCGACTCGGTCAGCGCCGGACAGCGGGTGCTGACTTTGGTCAGGGAAGGTTCGGGTGCGAAGGAAATTGCTATTGTCGTGCCGGAAGAGCAGCTCGAGGGCTTCCGCAAGATGGAGACAATCAAGGTCAGCTTTGAAGCGCTGCCTGGTGTGAGTGTCGAAGCCAGGCTGCGTGATGCGACATCAGCGGTCAGCCAGGACGGAGCGAATGTGGCCAATGTTCGCCTGACACTGATCAATCCGCCGCCGGAAGTGAAGTACGGCATGACGGCTGCCGTAACGGCGGGCGGCGTCGGCTCGGTGAAACCGGAAGTGATCGTGCCGCTTACCGCGGTCATACAGCGTGACGCACTGCCCGCCGTCTGGGTCGTTGTCGATCATGCCGCCGTAGCGCGCGTCGTCAAACTGCGTAGCCGCGATGCGGAGAACGTGCAAATCGTCGACGGTCTGCAGCCGGGCGACGTCGTCGTGGTGTCGGGCGTGCAGACTTTGTGGGACGGAAAACAAGTTGAGTAG
- a CDS encoding cation:dicarboxylate symporter family transporter, which produces MKKMKFGLGTQILIGLILGVAVGAFYYGDPNIEGYLKPIGDIFIRMIKMIVAPIVLSSLIVGIAGVGDTKKLGKIGGKTILFFEVVTTIAIVMGLLIGNIVKPGIGIDNMGSLAKSNISNYVNTAESVGHHSFADTFVNIVPSNVFDVLAKGDMLPIIFFSVIFGLGVAAIGEKGKPVLHFFEGMAEAMFWVTNQIMKFAPFGVFALIGSTVAKFGLQSLIPLGKLVVTVYGSMFFFVFSVLALIARVYGLKIMNLIRVLKDELILAYTTASSEAVLPNIMTKMEQMGCPKAITSFVIPTGYSFNLTGSTLYQAVAAIFLAQMYGIELSVAQQINLMVVLMVTSKGIAGVPGVSFVVLLATLGTVGIPAEGLAFIAGVDRFLDMARTVVNVIGNALAAIVISKSEKQYDEKKEEEILRQAA; this is translated from the coding sequence ATGAAAAAAATGAAATTTGGTCTTGGAACGCAAATCCTCATCGGTCTTATCCTTGGCGTCGCTGTTGGCGCATTTTATTATGGCGATCCCAATATCGAGGGATACCTCAAGCCCATCGGCGATATATTTATCCGCATGATCAAGATGATTGTCGCACCGATCGTCCTTTCTTCGCTGATTGTCGGCATTGCCGGCGTCGGTGACACAAAAAAACTGGGCAAGATCGGCGGCAAAACAATCCTGTTTTTTGAAGTCGTCACAACGATTGCGATTGTGATGGGGCTGCTGATCGGCAATATCGTCAAACCGGGCATTGGAATTGACAATATGGGCTCGTTGGCAAAAAGCAATATCTCAAACTATGTGAATACGGCAGAATCGGTCGGCCATCACAGTTTTGCCGACACCTTCGTAAATATCGTGCCAAGCAACGTATTTGACGTGCTGGCCAAAGGCGATATGCTGCCGATCATTTTCTTCTCGGTCATCTTCGGCCTCGGCGTTGCGGCCATCGGCGAAAAAGGCAAACCGGTTCTGCATTTCTTCGAAGGCATGGCCGAAGCAATGTTCTGGGTGACCAACCAGATCATGAAATTTGCACCGTTCGGCGTATTCGCGCTGATCGGCAGCACGGTTGCCAAATTCGGCCTGCAGTCGCTGATCCCGCTCGGCAAGCTGGTCGTCACGGTGTATGGTTCGATGTTCTTCTTCGTCTTTAGCGTATTGGCGCTGATTGCGCGCGTCTATGGTCTGAAAATCATGAACCTGATCCGCGTGTTGAAAGATGAATTGATTCTCGCTTATACTACAGCCAGCTCGGAAGCGGTACTGCCGAACATCATGACGAAAATGGAACAGATGGGCTGTCCGAAAGCGATCACGTCTTTCGTGATCCCGACCGGTTACTCGTTTAACCTGACCGGCTCTACGCTCTATCAGGCGGTGGCTGCGATCTTCCTCGCACAAATGTACGGTATCGAGCTGTCGGTTGCGCAGCAGATCAATCTGATGGTGGTCTTGATGGTTACGTCCAAAGGCATTGCCGGCGTTCCCGGCGTATCGTTCGTCGTGCTCCTGGCGACGCTGGGTACGGTCGGTATTCCGGCGGAAGGCTTGGCGTTCATTGCCGGCGTCGATCGCTTCTTAGATATGGCCAGAACCGTCGTCAATGTCATCGGCAATGCACTGGCTGCGATCGTCATTTCCAAATCGGAAAAACAGTATGACGAGAAAAAAGAAGAGGAAATTTTGCGTCAGGCTGCGTAA
- a CDS encoding sensor histidine kinase, whose translation MNKNLLALCLMLLVVPLAGELKFFPFGGDFHSFRVSFGSPAFLFFLLWLRHISFARSGFLTGCSVLLFRIALDIGNGNYNATDSFFLHLPAFFYYITYALLFQLGRAKEAYDRPLRIGALAVSAEIGASLAELVLSISHANAAAIFTAPILTEIFIAAIIRSFFVLSFFFIMELRQAEFVTEQQREQNKNMLLIISGLYEEVIQLNKSMQNAEEITRACYTLYRDLQNSQTLFNRNQFAQNMLEIAGQVHEIKKDNQRIYASLSRLISDGKLNDYLPVSELAEIIIQSHQKYARSLNKLITFHLHVLGDIPPLHVYTVLSLVNNLVANAVEAIQDIGAIEVSFRRSADFLELGVRDSGPGVPTKKQNLIFRPGYTTKFDQSGTPSTGMGLPYIRDLAQSLEGSISLKTPDDSPGAVFTIRLPLQHLTKEN comes from the coding sequence ATGAATAAGAATCTTTTGGCGTTGTGCCTCATGCTGCTCGTCGTTCCGCTCGCCGGCGAACTTAAGTTTTTCCCTTTCGGCGGCGATTTTCATTCGTTTCGCGTCAGTTTCGGTTCACCGGCTTTTTTGTTTTTCCTCCTCTGGCTGCGCCATATCTCCTTCGCGCGTTCGGGCTTTCTGACCGGTTGTTCCGTGTTGCTGTTTCGCATCGCATTGGACATCGGCAATGGCAATTACAACGCAACCGACAGCTTTTTTCTCCATCTGCCGGCCTTCTTTTACTACATCACCTACGCCCTGCTCTTTCAGCTTGGCCGCGCCAAAGAAGCCTACGACAGGCCGCTGCGCATCGGCGCGCTGGCCGTCAGCGCCGAAATCGGCGCAAGCCTGGCCGAACTCGTCTTATCGATCAGTCATGCCAATGCCGCAGCCATTTTCACTGCGCCGATCCTGACGGAAATTTTTATCGCCGCGATCATCCGCAGCTTTTTCGTTTTAAGTTTTTTCTTTATCATGGAACTTCGTCAGGCTGAATTCGTCACCGAGCAGCAGCGGGAACAAAATAAAAATATGCTGCTGATCATTTCCGGCTTGTACGAAGAAGTGATCCAATTGAACAAATCAATGCAAAACGCCGAAGAGATTACGCGCGCGTGCTATACACTGTATCGCGATTTGCAAAACAGCCAGACGCTTTTCAATCGCAATCAGTTTGCGCAAAACATGTTGGAAATCGCCGGGCAGGTGCATGAAATCAAAAAAGATAACCAACGTATTTACGCCAGTCTGAGCCGTCTCATTTCCGACGGCAAGCTGAATGATTATCTGCCGGTTTCGGAGCTGGCGGAAATCATCATCCAGTCGCATCAAAAATACGCCCGTTCGCTCAATAAGCTCATCACTTTTCATTTGCATGTCTTGGGCGATATTCCGCCTCTGCACGTCTATACCGTTCTCTCACTGGTCAATAATCTGGTTGCGAACGCGGTCGAAGCGATCCAGGATATCGGCGCGATTGAAGTTTCCTTCCGTCGCAGCGCAGACTTTCTCGAACTGGGCGTGCGTGATTCCGGCCCCGGCGTCCCGACAAAAAAACAAAATCTGATCTTCCGCCCCGGCTACACGACGAAGTTTGATCAGTCCGGCACGCCTTCGACCGGGATGGGCTTGCCCTACATCCGCGATTTGGCGCAGAGCCTCGAAGGCAGCATCAGCCTGAAAACGCCCGACGACTCGCCCGGAGCCGTCTTTACGATCCGCCTGCCCCTGCAACATCTGACAAAGGAGAACTGA
- a CDS encoding DNA-binding domain-containing protein — protein MRFFIVDDDEAIRSMLSEIIEDNDLGEVVGEADNGASVDAPLLAMKRVDILLIDLLMPLRDGIETVQAIQPAFAGRIVMLSQVENKEMIASAYQLGIHYYITKPINRIEVLSILKNVLEHVRLQKTIRSIEQNLFALTTGQTASPHAAPSCKRSTLRSAGQFLLAELGMIGESGGKDLLDILEFLFQHQEAHPLDYEFPALKDMFSHVAMKRLQLSDAEHSEVKKECKALEQRIRRAIFQGLNHLTCLGVTDYSNPKFEEYAPKFFDFSQVRKSMQTLQTEDKLSISDTHINSKKFIKVLFLEAQKR, from the coding sequence ATGCGTTTTTTTATTGTGGATGATGATGAAGCAATTCGCTCGATGCTCAGCGAAATCATCGAAGATAACGATTTAGGTGAAGTCGTCGGCGAAGCCGACAATGGCGCTTCCGTCGACGCTCCGCTGTTAGCGATGAAGCGCGTCGATATTCTGCTGATCGATCTCTTAATGCCGCTGCGCGACGGAATCGAAACGGTACAGGCGATTCAGCCCGCTTTCGCGGGCCGCATCGTCATGCTGTCGCAAGTCGAAAACAAGGAAATGATCGCCTCCGCCTATCAGCTCGGCATTCACTACTACATCACCAAGCCAATCAATCGTATCGAAGTTCTCAGTATTTTGAAAAACGTGCTCGAACATGTCCGGCTGCAAAAAACGATCCGCAGTATCGAGCAAAATCTCTTCGCGCTGACGACCGGTCAAACCGCCTCTCCTCATGCTGCGCCAAGCTGCAAGCGCAGCACGCTGCGCTCCGCCGGACAGTTTTTGCTCGCCGAACTCGGCATGATCGGCGAAAGCGGCGGCAAAGACCTGCTCGACATCCTGGAATTTCTTTTTCAGCATCAGGAAGCGCATCCGCTCGACTACGAATTCCCCGCCCTGAAAGATATGTTTTCCCATGTCGCAATGAAGCGCCTGCAACTCAGCGACGCCGAGCACAGCGAAGTCAAAAAGGAGTGCAAGGCGCTCGAGCAGCGCATACGCCGGGCTATTTTCCAGGGTCTGAACCATCTGACCTGCTTAGGCGTCACCGATTACAGCAATCCCAAATTCGAGGAATACGCGCCTAAGTTTTTCGATTTCAGCCAGGTTCGCAAAAGCATGCAGACGCTGCAGACCGAAGACAAGCTCTCGATCTCCGACACGCACATCAACAGCAAAAAATTCATCAAGGTTTTATTTTTAGAAGCGCAAAAGCGCTAA
- a CDS encoding TolC family protein translates to MKRVRYCLTALAMLLLLAGPSAWAMENTGRELTLSESIELALKNNPSIKIAEGQKEKAAWTVKQAQAAQGVSIDYTYQQTRTDAPPSWVNQSAVWQVPYYNHFSNQISATLSLYTGGKVENTIAQAKKSSQIAVLSESQTKQQLKLDTTRAYFNVLQSLNLRDIARQSVDDFAAHLKNVQNQFDAGTVAKVDVLQTKVQWANAQDSLIKAQNNYDVAVFNLNTIMGLPLYESIRTKESLEYQPYPLTIEECVDTALTKRPEMAEAQLSLGVAQDQIKIAKGDKLPSVALTASSSWQDTASPGWNYNTKSITLLAKYNIFDSGQTESKIKQADAALTIAGQQAQQTRDSISLEASSAYLTLKEAEKRIETNKVAVEHAELDFSLAQERYQAGVGTNLDVIDSELALAKARTNYTQALYDYNTGKAQVEHAMGVTVN, encoded by the coding sequence ATGAAACGAGTGCGATACTGCCTGACGGCCTTGGCGATGCTCCTGCTTTTGGCGGGGCCGTCTGCCTGGGCGATGGAAAATACCGGACGCGAATTAACGCTGTCGGAGAGCATTGAGTTGGCTCTGAAAAACAATCCCAGCATAAAGATTGCCGAAGGGCAGAAAGAAAAGGCGGCTTGGACAGTCAAGCAGGCGCAGGCCGCCCAAGGCGTCAGTATCGATTATACCTATCAGCAAACGCGCACGGATGCGCCGCCGTCCTGGGTGAATCAGTCGGCGGTATGGCAGGTGCCGTATTATAATCACTTTAGCAATCAGATTAGTGCTACGCTGTCTCTTTATACCGGCGGCAAGGTGGAGAATACGATTGCGCAGGCGAAAAAGAGCAGTCAAATTGCTGTACTGAGCGAAAGCCAAACCAAGCAGCAGTTGAAATTGGATACGACGCGCGCCTATTTTAATGTGCTGCAAAGCCTTAATCTGCGTGATATTGCCAGGCAGTCGGTCGATGATTTTGCGGCGCATCTGAAAAATGTGCAGAACCAGTTTGATGCCGGTACGGTTGCTAAAGTGGACGTGCTGCAGACGAAGGTGCAATGGGCCAATGCGCAGGATAGTTTGATCAAGGCGCAAAACAATTATGATGTTGCGGTTTTCAATCTCAATACGATCATGGGTTTACCTCTGTACGAAAGCATTAGGACAAAAGAAAGCCTTGAATACCAGCCGTACCCGCTGACGATCGAGGAATGCGTAGACACGGCCCTGACGAAGCGGCCGGAAATGGCGGAGGCGCAACTCTCACTCGGCGTCGCACAGGATCAAATCAAGATCGCCAAAGGGGATAAGCTGCCGAGCGTCGCTCTTACCGCCAGCTCAAGCTGGCAGGATACGGCTTCGCCGGGCTGGAACTACAATACGAAAAGCATAACGCTGCTGGCAAAATACAATATCTTTGATTCCGGCCAGACGGAGTCGAAAATCAAACAGGCTGATGCTGCACTTACAATCGCCGGACAGCAGGCGCAGCAGACCCGCGATTCGATATCGCTCGAAGCGAGCAGTGCGTATCTGACGCTGAAAGAAGCGGAAAAAAGGATTGAGACAAACAAGGTGGCGGTCGAGCATGCCGAACTCGATTTTTCACTGGCGCAGGAACGATATCAAGCGGGGGTCGGAACGAATCTCGACGTCATCGATTCCGAATTGGCGTTAGCGAAAGCCAGAACCAATTATACGCAGGCACTGTATGACTACAATACCGGAAAAGCGCAGGTTGAACACGCAATGGGCGTTACAGTAAATTAA
- a CDS encoding efflux RND transporter permease subunit → MKQFNFTQWALARKQLIWFFVILMFVMGVFSYRNLGRMEDPDFTIKQMLVVAVWPGATARQVEEQVTDKLEKKLQDTPGLDYLKSYSMAGQTVIYVNLKDTVPESAVRPTWLEVRNMVSDVRSSLPDGVQEPIFNDRFDDVFGNIYALSGDGYSYEELRESAEKIRRILLGVPSVKKVTLVGVQTEKIYIEVENAKLAQLGIDPSLIISSLQGQNAVAAAGMLQTSSDNVNLRISGMFEQLDDVRSMPIRANDRTFRLGDIAKVTRSYSDPSDPKMFFNGKPAIGLALSMEKGGNVLTLGKNLQETVDRLKHELPLGMEIGQVANQPKVVETSINEFVKSLMEAVLIVLIVSFISLGARSGMIVALCIPLVIAGVFTCMYLLGIDLQKISLGALIIALGLLVDDAIITIETMVVKMEQGYDRFNAACYAYTATAYPRLAGALITCAGFIPVGFSKGTASEYVGSIFSVVTIALLLSWVVACTATPLFGYLFIRIKPGEEMQDEHAIYDTPFYRRFTSILTWCLNQRKKVLLLTLAAFIAAVGLMGLVKMEFFPSSTRPELIVGLTLPVGSSLKATEDVAAKFAAAIDGDPLLASYSYHTGEGAPRFVLCAEPVFNEPYYSEFVIVAKDAKARDAFTAKMEKMFAEDETFAGVRMHSKVLPNGPPSAYPVMLRASGYDPDQVREIAKQVRDAMQKNSKMRGVSYDWDEKSKVMRLEIDQDKARMLGVDKKSLATSLQTQLSGVGIGEFRENDKTVGIVFRMDSLDRNNLAQVKNCNVHIGNGRYVPLDQIAKISYDAEEGLIWRRDLKPTIIIQGEIEPGVTGNDVAQQIYDDLAQLRQSLPPGYSIELDGPLEQSIKSSKLMLGPVPAMIIIILVLLMLQLQNMGKMLLTLLTAPLGIIGVSLGLLITGKAMGFVVQLGILALAGIIMRNSIILMDQIEQLMVAGECMWDAIIKATVIRFRPIMLTAAAAILGMIPLISSVFWGPMAVAIAAGLFGATVLTLLVLPTMYAAWYKVYPPSCHQEDVPASVKE, encoded by the coding sequence GTGAAACAATTTAATTTTACGCAGTGGGCGCTGGCGCGCAAACAGCTGATTTGGTTTTTCGTTATCCTAATGTTTGTAATGGGCGTATTTTCGTATCGCAACCTGGGGAGAATGGAAGATCCGGATTTTACGATCAAGCAAATGTTGGTCGTTGCCGTTTGGCCGGGAGCAACTGCTCGGCAAGTGGAAGAACAGGTGACCGATAAACTGGAGAAAAAGCTGCAGGATACGCCAGGACTCGATTACTTGAAAAGTTATTCGATGGCCGGACAAACTGTTATTTATGTGAATTTAAAAGACACGGTGCCGGAAAGCGCGGTACGACCGACCTGGCTTGAAGTGCGCAATATGGTCAGCGATGTTCGCTCGTCGTTGCCGGACGGCGTGCAGGAACCGATCTTCAATGATCGCTTTGATGATGTGTTCGGTAATATTTACGCGCTCAGCGGCGACGGATATTCCTATGAAGAACTGCGTGAGTCGGCGGAAAAAATTCGTCGTATTTTGCTTGGCGTGCCGAGCGTTAAGAAAGTGACGCTGGTTGGCGTGCAGACAGAAAAAATTTATATTGAAGTGGAAAATGCCAAATTAGCGCAACTCGGTATTGATCCAAGCTTGATCATATCTTCATTGCAAGGGCAAAATGCAGTGGCTGCTGCAGGCATGTTGCAAACTTCAAGCGACAATGTGAATTTGCGAATCAGCGGCATGTTTGAACAGCTGGACGATGTTCGCAGTATGCCGATTCGAGCTAACGACAGAACGTTCCGTTTGGGCGATATTGCGAAGGTTACTCGCAGCTACAGCGATCCTTCCGATCCGAAAATGTTCTTTAACGGTAAACCGGCGATTGGTTTAGCTTTATCGATGGAAAAAGGCGGCAATGTACTGACGCTGGGAAAAAATCTGCAGGAAACGGTGGATCGGCTGAAACATGAACTGCCGCTCGGAATGGAAATTGGACAGGTGGCCAATCAACCGAAGGTGGTTGAAACATCCATCAACGAATTCGTCAAGTCGCTGATGGAAGCGGTCTTGATCGTGTTGATTGTTAGCTTTATCAGTCTCGGCGCGCGTTCAGGCATGATTGTCGCGCTGTGCATTCCGCTGGTCATTGCGGGCGTCTTTACATGCATGTATCTTTTGGGCATTGATTTGCAAAAGATTTCGCTTGGTGCGTTAATCATTGCGCTTGGATTACTCGTTGACGATGCGATTATCACGATCGAAACGATGGTCGTGAAAATGGAGCAGGGATATGACCGCTTTAATGCAGCCTGCTATGCGTATACTGCGACCGCTTATCCGCGTCTGGCCGGTGCGCTCATTACCTGCGCAGGATTTATTCCGGTAGGATTTTCAAAAGGTACAGCTTCGGAGTATGTCGGCAGCATTTTTAGCGTAGTGACGATTGCACTTTTGCTGTCGTGGGTGGTTGCCTGTACCGCGACGCCGCTCTTCGGCTATCTGTTCATCCGCATCAAGCCGGGCGAAGAGATGCAGGATGAGCATGCGATCTACGATACGCCGTTTTATCGCCGCTTCACATCGATTCTGACATGGTGTCTAAATCAGCGCAAGAAGGTGCTTTTGCTGACACTGGCGGCTTTCATCGCTGCAGTCGGTCTGATGGGGCTGGTGAAGATGGAATTCTTCCCGAGCTCGACGCGGCCGGAACTGATCGTCGGATTGACGCTGCCGGTCGGTTCGTCGCTTAAAGCGACGGAAGATGTCGCGGCAAAGTTTGCCGCCGCCATTGACGGTGATCCGTTATTAGCCAGCTACAGTTATCATACCGGCGAAGGCGCGCCGCGTTTCGTGCTCTGTGCGGAACCGGTCTTTAACGAACCGTATTACTCTGAGTTCGTTATTGTCGCTAAAGATGCGAAAGCCAGAGATGCTTTCACGGCAAAAATGGAGAAAATGTTTGCTGAAGATGAAACGTTTGCCGGCGTACGAATGCACAGCAAGGTATTGCCGAACGGGCCGCCCAGCGCGTATCCGGTCATGCTTCGCGCAAGCGGCTATGATCCGGATCAGGTGCGCGAAATTGCCAAGCAAGTGCGCGATGCGATGCAAAAAAACAGCAAGATGCGCGGCGTCAGTTATGACTGGGACGAAAAAAGCAAGGTCATGCGGCTTGAAATCGATCAGGACAAGGCAAGAATGTTGGGTGTTGATAAGAAAAGTCTCGCGACATCGCTGCAGACGCAACTGTCCGGCGTGGGCATCGGTGAGTTCAGGGAAAATGACAAGACGGTCGGTATCGTGTTCCGTATGGACTCACTCGATCGAAATAATTTAGCACAGGTAAAGAACTGCAATGTGCATATCGGCAACGGACGCTACGTGCCGCTTGACCAAATTGCGAAGATTTCGTATGACGCCGAAGAAGGCTTAATTTGGCGACGTGATTTAAAACCGACGATTATCATTCAGGGCGAGATCGAACCGGGCGTTACCGGCAATGATGTAGCGCAGCAGATTTATGATGATTTGGCGCAACTGCGCCAAAGCTTGCCGCCCGGCTACAGTATCGAACTCGACGGGCCGCTCGAACAAAGCATAAAATCAAGCAAGTTGATGCTGGGGCCGGTACCGGCGATGATCATTATTATTTTGGTTTTGCTGATGCTGCAACTGCAAAATATGGGCAAGATGCTCCTGACGCTTTTGACCGCGCCGCTTGGCATTATCGGCGTCAGCTTGGGACTATTGATCACCGGCAAGGCAATGGGCTTTGTTGTGCAACTGGGGATATTGGCCTTGGCCGGGATCATCATGCGTAACTCCATCATCTTAATGGATCAGATTGAACAATTGATGGTTGCAGGCGAGTGCATGTGGGATGCGATTATCAAGGCAACCGTAATCCGTTTCCGGCCCATCATGCTGACGGCAGCCGCCGCGATCTTGGGCATGATCCCGCTGATCAGCAGCGTATTCTGGGGGCCGATGGCTGTCGCGATTGCGGCGGGCTTGTTTGGCGCTACCGTATTGACGCTCTTGGTGCTGCCGACGATGTACGCGGCCTGGTATAAGGTCTATCCGCCGAGCTGTCACCAGGAAGATGTGCCGGCGAGCGTTAAAGAGTGA